A single genomic interval of Nonomuraea rubra harbors:
- a CDS encoding CGNR zinc finger domain-containing protein gives MDLTSYAEWAVRLANDPDPPPELRNLRDELAAVFDAAGDERAVAGLLNALLVRYPVRPQLSDHDGHAWHLHLAEDPAATAVMGLAAVVAELGVDRLGRCREPHCGLAFLDTSSNRSRRYCSARCASRANVAAFRARRRNGS, from the coding sequence ATGGACCTCACCTCTTACGCCGAGTGGGCGGTCCGGCTGGCCAACGACCCGGACCCGCCGCCCGAGCTCAGGAACCTGCGTGACGAGCTCGCCGCCGTCTTCGACGCGGCAGGCGACGAGCGCGCCGTCGCCGGGCTGCTGAACGCCCTGCTGGTGCGCTATCCCGTACGCCCCCAGCTCTCCGACCACGACGGCCACGCCTGGCACCTCCACCTGGCCGAGGACCCCGCCGCGACCGCCGTCATGGGCCTGGCCGCGGTCGTCGCCGAGCTGGGCGTGGACCGCCTCGGGCGGTGCCGTGAGCCGCACTGCGGGCTCGCCTTCCTCGACACCTCCTCCAACCGCTCCCGCCGCTACTGCTCGGCCCGCTGCGCCAGCCGCGCCAACGTCGCCGCCTTCCGCGCCCGCCGCCGGAACGGTTCCTAG
- a CDS encoding amino acid ABC transporter ATP-binding protein produces the protein MTTHAIELSDLHKYFGKNEVLKGIDMTVDPGQVVCVIGPSGSGKSTLLRCVNLLETPTRGKVFVEGVEITDPDVDIDAVRRRIGMVFQQFNLFPHMTALQNVMIAQQRVLKRGKREAEVIARDNLEKVGVGSKCDSLPGQLSGGQQQRVAIARALAMSPSLMLFDEPTSALDPELVGDVLTVMRKLAEEGMTMLVVTHEMGFARQVADRVVFMDGGVIVEDGAPAQVIGDPQQERTRTFLHRVLHPEE, from the coding sequence ATGACAACCCACGCCATCGAGCTGAGCGACCTGCACAAGTACTTCGGCAAGAACGAGGTGCTCAAGGGCATCGACATGACCGTCGACCCGGGCCAGGTGGTCTGCGTCATCGGCCCGTCGGGCTCGGGCAAGTCCACCCTGCTGCGCTGCGTGAACCTGCTGGAGACGCCCACCAGGGGCAAGGTGTTCGTGGAGGGCGTCGAGATCACCGACCCCGACGTGGACATCGACGCCGTACGCCGCCGCATCGGCATGGTCTTCCAGCAGTTCAACCTGTTCCCGCACATGACCGCGCTGCAGAACGTCATGATCGCCCAGCAGCGGGTGCTGAAGCGCGGCAAGCGCGAGGCCGAGGTCATCGCCCGGGACAACCTGGAGAAGGTGGGCGTCGGCTCCAAGTGCGACTCCCTGCCCGGCCAGCTCTCGGGCGGCCAGCAGCAGCGCGTCGCGATCGCCAGGGCCCTGGCCATGAGCCCCAGCCTGATGCTCTTCGACGAGCCCACCTCGGCGCTCGACCCGGAGCTGGTCGGCGACGTGCTCACCGTCATGCGCAAGCTGGCGGAGGAGGGCATGACCATGCTGGTGGTCACCCACGAGATGGGCTTCGCGCGGCAGGTGGCCGACCGGGTGGTGTTCATGGACGGCGGCGTGATCGTCGAGGACGGCGCCCCGGCGCAGGTCATCGGCGACCCCCAGCAGGAGCGCACCCGCACGTTCCTGCACCGCGTCCTGCACCCGGAGGAGTGA
- a CDS encoding amino acid ABC transporter permease: MADQPKTAEPGRTGLSPRKKQQVSRGVQYVILAAALVAVVLYADWPSLAQNFAKLDVARAALPDLFTIALRNTIIYTLGGFVFAFVLGLVLALMRISQVRPYRWISIIYIEIFRGLPALLIFLLIVFLPLALPGFEVPGGTYGQGILGLGLVGAAYQAEIFRAGLQAVPKGQTEAARSLGMSASRAQITVVIPQAIRMVIPPTTNQFVALLKDSSLVLFLGVSGEYVELAKFGNDLASQYANATPIMVAGITYLIVTIPLGYLASRLEGRKGRNR, from the coding sequence ATGGCCGACCAGCCGAAGACGGCTGAGCCCGGGCGTACCGGGCTCAGCCCTCGGAAAAAGCAGCAGGTCAGCCGGGGCGTCCAGTACGTCATACTGGCCGCCGCGCTCGTCGCCGTCGTACTGTACGCCGACTGGCCGAGCCTCGCCCAGAACTTCGCCAAGCTCGACGTGGCGCGTGCCGCGCTGCCCGATCTGTTCACCATCGCGCTGCGCAACACGATCATCTACACGCTGGGCGGGTTCGTCTTCGCGTTCGTGCTGGGCCTGGTGCTGGCGCTGATGCGGATCTCGCAGGTCCGGCCGTACCGGTGGATCTCGATCATCTACATCGAGATCTTCCGCGGGCTGCCCGCGCTGCTGATCTTCCTGCTGATCGTGTTCCTGCCGCTGGCGCTGCCGGGCTTCGAGGTGCCCGGCGGCACGTACGGGCAGGGCATCCTCGGCCTCGGCCTGGTCGGCGCGGCCTACCAGGCGGAGATCTTCAGGGCCGGACTCCAGGCCGTGCCCAAGGGGCAGACGGAGGCCGCCAGGTCGCTCGGCATGTCGGCCTCCCGCGCCCAGATCACCGTGGTGATCCCGCAGGCCATCCGGATGGTCATCCCGCCCACCACCAACCAGTTCGTGGCCCTGCTCAAGGACTCGTCGCTGGTGCTGTTCCTCGGCGTGTCCGGCGAGTACGTCGAGCTGGCCAAGTTCGGCAACGACCTGGCCTCCCAGTACGCCAACGCCACGCCCATCATGGTCGCCGGCATCACGTACCTGATCGTGACCATCCCGCTGGGTTACCTCGCGTCCCGGCTGGAAGGGCGTAAGGGGAGGAATCGATGA
- a CDS encoding ABC transporter substrate-binding protein, with product MALRPLSRRGYAAGALVLATALTLTACGSDAGSGTGTTGASASAAGGAKLVQPGKLTVCTNIPYEPFQFKDGSGKIVGFDVDIVDLAAKKLGVTQNIVDIDFAVIKSGAAMSAGKCDVAAAGMTITDERKQNIDFSDPYFDATQALLAKKGTGATSLEDVKAKGLKLGAQASTTGLDYVKKQGFDPTEYADSAKELLALQAGQADVIVQDLPVVLTWLKKPEVAAKFEMIGSLDTGEQYGIGLKKGSDPVLLKTINEEIAKAKQDGTYEKIYVKWFGKKPGELG from the coding sequence ATGGCCCTCAGACCCCTGAGCCGCCGAGGCTACGCCGCCGGCGCGCTCGTCTTGGCCACTGCGCTCACGCTCACCGCGTGCGGCAGTGACGCCGGCTCCGGCACCGGCACGACCGGTGCCAGCGCCTCCGCCGCCGGCGGTGCCAAGCTCGTGCAGCCCGGCAAGCTCACGGTCTGCACGAACATCCCGTACGAGCCGTTCCAGTTCAAGGACGGGAGCGGCAAGATCGTCGGGTTCGACGTGGACATCGTCGACCTCGCCGCGAAGAAGCTGGGCGTGACCCAGAACATCGTGGACATCGACTTCGCCGTGATCAAGAGCGGTGCCGCCATGTCCGCCGGCAAGTGCGACGTCGCCGCCGCCGGCATGACGATCACCGACGAGCGCAAGCAGAACATCGACTTCTCCGACCCCTACTTCGACGCCACGCAGGCCCTGCTGGCCAAGAAGGGCACCGGCGCCACCTCCCTGGAGGACGTCAAGGCCAAGGGGCTCAAGCTCGGCGCCCAGGCCAGCACCACCGGCCTCGACTACGTCAAGAAGCAGGGCTTCGACCCCACCGAGTACGCCGACTCGGCCAAGGAGCTGCTGGCCCTGCAGGCCGGCCAGGCCGACGTGATCGTCCAGGACCTGCCCGTCGTCCTCACCTGGCTGAAGAAGCCCGAGGTCGCCGCCAAGTTCGAGATGATCGGCAGCCTCGACACCGGCGAGCAGTACGGCATCGGCCTGAAGAAGGGCTCCGACCCGGTCCTGCTCAAGACGATCAACGAGGAGATCGCCAAGGCCAAGCAGGACGGCACCTACGAGAAGATCTACGTGAAGTGGTTCGGCAAGAAGCCCGGCGAGCTGGGCTGA
- a CDS encoding NAD(P)-dependent malic enzyme, with amino-acid sequence MTTGVAVAATPASASVETPDLDPAFALHRGGKIEIRSTVPVRDADDLSLAYTPGVARVCTAIADQPALADDYTWVSNVVAVVSDGTAVLGLGDIGPSAAMPVMEGKALLFKEFAGVDAVPICLDCTDVDGLVETVVRLAPSFGGINLEDISAPRCFEIEDRLRDLLDIPVFHDDQHGTAIVALAALQNAARLTGRTLGDLRAVVAGAGASGVAVTRILLEAGIGDIAVSDSKGMIYEGREGLNPVKQALARDTNRAGHTGSTEEALAGADLFLGLSGSTVPEQAIASMAPGAIVFALSNPTPEVHPDVAARHVSVVATGRSDFPNQINNVLAFPGVFRGALDVRATAITENMKVAAANALAGVVGDDLSATYIIPSPFDERVAPAVTAAVAAQARADGVARV; translated from the coding sequence ATGACTACAGGGGTCGCTGTGGCTGCCACGCCCGCTTCTGCTTCCGTCGAAACACCCGATCTCGATCCCGCCTTCGCCCTGCACAGGGGAGGCAAGATCGAGATCCGCTCCACGGTTCCCGTCCGCGACGCCGACGACCTGTCGCTCGCGTACACGCCCGGCGTCGCCCGGGTCTGCACCGCCATCGCCGACCAGCCCGCGCTGGCCGACGACTACACCTGGGTCTCCAACGTGGTCGCCGTCGTCTCCGACGGCACCGCGGTGCTCGGCCTCGGCGACATCGGCCCGTCGGCCGCCATGCCGGTCATGGAGGGCAAGGCGCTGCTGTTCAAGGAGTTCGCGGGCGTCGACGCCGTGCCCATCTGCCTCGACTGCACCGACGTCGACGGGCTCGTCGAGACCGTGGTGCGCCTGGCGCCCTCGTTCGGCGGCATCAACCTCGAGGACATCAGCGCCCCCCGCTGCTTCGAGATCGAGGACCGGCTGCGCGACCTGCTCGACATCCCGGTCTTCCACGACGACCAGCACGGCACCGCGATCGTGGCGCTGGCCGCCCTGCAGAACGCCGCCCGCCTGACCGGCCGCACGCTGGGCGACCTGCGGGCCGTCGTGGCCGGCGCGGGCGCGTCCGGCGTCGCGGTCACCCGCATCCTGCTGGAGGCGGGCATCGGCGACATCGCGGTCTCCGACTCCAAGGGCATGATCTACGAGGGCAGGGAGGGCCTCAACCCGGTCAAGCAGGCGCTGGCCCGCGACACCAACCGGGCGGGTCACACCGGCTCCACGGAGGAGGCGCTGGCGGGCGCCGACCTGTTCCTGGGGCTGTCCGGGTCCACGGTCCCTGAGCAGGCGATCGCGTCCATGGCGCCCGGCGCCATCGTGTTCGCGCTGTCCAACCCGACGCCGGAGGTGCACCCCGACGTGGCCGCCAGGCACGTCAGCGTGGTGGCCACCGGGCGCTCCGACTTCCCCAACCAGATCAACAACGTGCTGGCCTTCCCCGGCGTGTTCAGGGGAGCCCTCGACGTGCGGGCCACCGCGATCACCGAGAACATGAAGGTGGCCGCGGCCAACGCGCTGGCGGGGGTGGTCGGTGACGACCTCTCGGCGACGTACATCATCCCGAGCCCGTTCGACGAGCGCGTCGCGCCCGCCGTGACGGCCGCCGTGGCCGCCCAGGCCCGGGCGGACGGGGTCGCGCGCGTCTAG